The uncultured Treponema sp. genome includes a region encoding these proteins:
- the rpsM gene encoding 30S ribosomal protein S13 — protein sequence MARIAGVDLPNKHVNIALTYVYGIGRSSANKICEATNVDPHAHLNDLSEDDLTKLRKYIDENFKTEGRLRSEIGLNIKRLMDIGSYRGLRHRKGLPCRGQRTRTNSRTRKGKKKTVANKKKA from the coding sequence ATGGCACGTATTGCGGGTGTTGATCTCCCAAACAAACATGTCAATATCGCATTGACATACGTATATGGTATTGGCCGTTCATCAGCTAATAAGATTTGCGAAGCGACAAATGTAGATCCTCATGCACATTTGAATGATCTTTCAGAAGATGATCTTACAAAGCTCCGTAAATATATTGATGAGAATTTTAAGACTGAAGGACGTCTTCGCTCTGAAATCGGTCTTAACATTAAACGTCTTATGGATATTGGAAGCTATCGTGGACTTCGCCACCGTAAGGGTCTTCCTTGCCGCGGTCAGCGCACACGCACCAATTCTCGTACACGCAAAGGTAAGAAAAAGACCGTTGCTAACAAGAAGAAGGCTTAA
- the rpmJ gene encoding 50S ribosomal protein L36, with protein sequence MKVRTSVKPICDKCKVIKRNGIIRIICENPKHKQRQG encoded by the coding sequence ATGAAAGTACGAACCAGCGTAAAGCCCATCTGCGACAAATGCAAGGTAATCAAGAGAAACGGAATTATCCGCATTATCTGTGAAAACCCAAAGCATAAACAGAGACAGGGCTGA